The Phycodurus eques isolate BA_2022a chromosome 5, UOR_Pequ_1.1, whole genome shotgun sequence DNA segment ACGAAAGTGCGAGAAGTGGGGTAAAGAAAAGACGTCCGGgtccatttttttgggggggggagggggggggggaggattaTCAAAAGCCTCGTTGCAGGAGCTGAAACCGGTTTTGAAACGGACTTGTTACAGGGAAGTAGAAATCTGCGTTAACGAGGGCATTTTTTTAGTGCATGCAAATGACTCAGTTTTTAGACTAAAGAGTGTGTACATCAATGGGCTCGTAGTAGTCTCATTAGCAGCGAAGTATAAATCAAGCATAGTCCTTAATAAGTGAAGCACCGCAAACAGTTTTCGACTGACGGTGCTTTTGCACACCTGATCCATGTCATGTGAGATGAGTTGAAATATTCATTAACATGTCCTAGATTCTGTTTCCAATACAGCTGGTGGGCACCATGTGCATGTAGATTATTATTTggggttattttgttgttgttttgtaacTGGAGAAAGTCAAAATGTCGGTAAAAGCCAAAGCCCTCTACACATTCCAAAGTGAAAACAAAGAGGAGATCAGCATTCAGGAGAATGAGGAACTGGTCATCTTTGACGAGAACTCAGTGGACGGATGGTTCCAGGGAGAAAACAGCCGAGGTGAGCGGGGTCTCTTCCCGGCGTCCTACGTGGAGGTCATTCGCACACGTTCCAACTCCAACGTGACCGACTGCTCCATCAGCCCAGCGGGCTCATTGGGGAACGACTCCTATTTCCTGCCCTCTACTCAGAACACCACCCTCAACACTCAGCCGACTTATTACGATATCGACGACGATGACGACTGGGACGACTGGGACGACAGGTCCACCGTGGTTGAGGACACCGATCACAGCCGGAGCCCTGGAGCCAACGGCCACTCGCATCAAAGCCCGCCATCCAACAACCCCAACGTGCACGACCGGGCCAAGCCGCCAATGGAGAGGCAGGACAGCATCTCCAGCGCCAGGAAAAGCAGCATGGTGGGCCGCAATTTGAACCGCTTCTCCAGCTTCGTCCGCTCCGGCGTGGAGGCGTTTGTGCTGGGGGACGTGCCCATGATGGCGAAGATAGCCGAATCCTACACCATCGAGATGAGGCCCCAGGGTCCCGGGTGGAAGGAGAGCCCACAGCCTTTCTCCTGCTCCATCGAAGACCCCACAAAGCAGACCAAGTTTAAAGGCATCAAGACGTACATTTCGTACCGCGTGACGCCGAGCCACACGAGTCGGCCTGTATACAGGCGCTACAAGCACTTTGACTGGCTCTACAACCGCCTGTTGCACAAGTTCACTGTGATCTCTGTGCCTCACCTGCCAGAAAAGCAGGCCACGGGGCGCTTTGAGGAGGACTTCATTGAGAAGCGCAAGCGGCGACTGATCCTGTGGATGAACCACATGACCAGCCACCCGGTGCTCTCCCAGTACGAAGGCTTCGAGCACTTCCTGATGTGCGCCGACGACAAGCAGTGGAAGCTTGGCAAGAGGCGGGCTGAGAAGGACGAGATGGTGGGGGGCCACTTCATGCTGACCCTCCAGATTCCCAACGAGCACCAGGACCTTCAGGACGTGGAGGAGCGGGTGGACACCTTCAAGAACTTCGCTAAGAAGATGGACGACAGCGTTATGCAACTCACACACGTCACCTCGGAGCTGGTTCGGAAGCACCTGGGCGGCTTCAGGAAGGAGTTCCAACGACTGGGAAACTCTTTTCAGTCCATCAGCCAGTCGTTCATGCTGGACCCTCCGCACAGCTCCGAGGCCCTAAACAACGCCATCTCCCACACTGGCCGCACTTACGAGAACATTGGCGAGCTGTTCGCGGAGCAGCCCAAGTACGACCTCTTCCACATGCTGGACACGCTGTCGCTATACCAAGGCCTGCTCGCCAACTTCCCAGACATCATTCATCTACAGAAAGGTAATCCAATGCAAGTTTACAACTTCATATTCCATCCAGCAGTTTTCACAGTAAGAGTCTGTGGGATGAGGTCTGgtggacaagtggttagcatgtctatctcacagttctgaggttctgggctCAGGGATTAGGGTAAGGGTCTTTGGGGTTTGGTGTCCGTTGGCCAGCACACgtctgtgtgtagtttgcatgttataTTCTTGCGCGGATTCCTAAAGGTTACACCAATCCTTTTTGCCGGAGATGGGGACAGAGCTCTCCTACAAGTAATTGAGCCCCCCAAAAGTGCTTATAATTGCCCATATTAAAAGTTTAATCTGTAATTGTACCATAAAATATGACCCCAAAACTGTTGAATATAATTTAAAACTtagattttgggggaaaaaaatgcaccctAAGTGCACGTTAACTTGTGCATGTGGTGAAGATTCTGTGTAACTACACAGGCTAAACTTAtttcctccctgacatacaaagcttgtctttcagtcaagatgtatctcttcaacatacttccttcgA contains these protein-coding regions:
- the snx33 gene encoding sorting nexin-33; this encodes MSVKAKALYTFQSENKEEISIQENEELVIFDENSVDGWFQGENSRGERGLFPASYVEVIRTRSNSNVTDCSISPAGSLGNDSYFLPSTQNTTLNTQPTYYDIDDDDDWDDWDDRSTVVEDTDHSRSPGANGHSHQSPPSNNPNVHDRAKPPMERQDSISSARKSSMVGRNLNRFSSFVRSGVEAFVLGDVPMMAKIAESYTIEMRPQGPGWKESPQPFSCSIEDPTKQTKFKGIKTYISYRVTPSHTSRPVYRRYKHFDWLYNRLLHKFTVISVPHLPEKQATGRFEEDFIEKRKRRLILWMNHMTSHPVLSQYEGFEHFLMCADDKQWKLGKRRAEKDEMVGGHFMLTLQIPNEHQDLQDVEERVDTFKNFAKKMDDSVMQLTHVTSELVRKHLGGFRKEFQRLGNSFQSISQSFMLDPPHSSEALNNAISHTGRTYENIGELFAEQPKYDLFHMLDTLSLYQGLLANFPDIIHLQKGAFAKVKESQRMTDEGKMDQGEADGIRKRCRTVGFALQAEMSHFHRQREVDFKDMMQAYLREQIAFYQRVVQQLERTLRMYECL